A stretch of DNA from Planococcus antarcticus DSM 14505:
GATAAACACCGTGATAATCAGAAAGGAACCTGCCCAAACCTTACTCATTTCCTGTGCGAAAAACAAGGCCATGAACGGCATGACAGCTGAAGTAACAGCCCGGTTAAAAAAAGAAGTAATTAAACGTACTTTAATATTTTGTGGATAGTCTGTCCATTTCATCTTGTCAGCCTCCTTCGTCTTATGTATATTAAACTAGACGAAAGATACTAAAAATAGACAATTTTTAAAATCATGTCCACTTTTAAAAGGAGGCATCATGGAAAAAACTCTTTTGGCTTTATGGCAGACTGTCCCATCCGGCAACATCAAGCAAACTCAGGTGGCTGACTTGCTCGGCTTAAGCAGCAAGCAGACGACGCGCCTTCTGCGCAAATGGTCCGACGAAGGCTGGTTCACTTTTACTTCAGGACGCGGCAGAGGAAACACTTCCCATTTAGAGTGGCATAAAAATGTAGAAGATATATACGAACAGCAACTTGTGAAATTGATTGAAGAACAGACTGTCGAAGCTGCCAGCAAATATCTTCTATTCGACTGGTCACCCGAACTTAAACAGCGTTTGATGCATAAATTTCGTTCAAATTTCGGCTACGTTCAAAACAGTAAAAGCGACAACGACAAGCTAATCATCCCCAGGAAATATCCGTTACTGACGCTCCATCCACTCTACGCTGCAGATGTTCATAGTGTCAATATGGTCGCTGCTGTCTATAGCCGTTTGGTTTCAGTCAATGAGCAAGGCGACGTTTCTCCGGAACTAGCACATAGCTGGGATTTGACCTCAACTAGCCTCCGCCTTTATCTACGAAAAGAAGTCCACTTCCACAATGGTTCGTTTCTGACTGTAGAAGACGTAGTGGAATGCCTGGGCCGGTTGCGAACGCATGCTTCCTATGTGGATTTGTGGAAGCCGATCACCACCATCAAGACGATTTCACCACATATTTTGGAGATTTCTTTTCCCGGCGGCTGCAGCTATTGCCTACAGATGCTTGGCATGATAAATGCCAGCATTTACAAAGAAACGGCTGTGCAACCAATCGGTTCTGGCAGCTTTTTTGTCGAAGAAAATCACGAACTGAAAACCACGTTGACTGCATTTGGGGATTATTTTAA
This window harbors:
- a CDS encoding ABC transporter substrate-binding protein, with amino-acid sequence MEKTLLALWQTVPSGNIKQTQVADLLGLSSKQTTRLLRKWSDEGWFTFTSGRGRGNTSHLEWHKNVEDIYEQQLVKLIEEQTVEAASKYLLFDWSPELKQRLMHKFRSNFGYVQNSKSDNDKLIIPRKYPLLTLHPLYAADVHSVNMVAAVYSRLVSVNEQGDVSPELAHSWDLTSTSLRLYLRKEVHFHNGSFLTVEDVVECLGRLRTHASYVDLWKPITTIKTISPHILEISFPGGCSYCLQMLGMINASIYKETAVQPIGSGSFFVEENHELKTTLTAFGDYFKERPLLDTVEFIQVPEDFDFAYRTSANDKTEETFQVESDSGFGVVVLNAFRDSPINRQEVRDYVHYAIAKHRHKIGLFHPRAMANHQSCLIGQEQPYSLPAPKKPHLEQPLIIKAANYTNGATRWLKGALESEGIPVEIQWLSFRDKMMDTKEDQTADLFVHGEVFEMNQNFSFFYFLSNGYSPLATIMKSQPKFGNYMQQYATAPFENWTALNLKIERELIESSIMLPLYYEKRQIPFSVDLMNISISHFGYVDFSKLWVRPVKRD